The genomic DNA CTTTTCTTTTTCCGTCAATCCATGCAAAACGTATAGAGCGAAGCTTCGCCCCGCCGGAGCAGTTTCGCTTTTTTCGTACCCGGGGCATAAACGAAGGTTTCCGCCACGACAACCCTCTGGTTCTTTTCATCGAGATGGGCATGGCTGACAAACGGGCCGCCCATCATGTCGCCTTCCATCTCCCATAAGCCTCGCACGACTCCACAGTATTCCCCGTTCTTCGAGATTGCCTCGTAAGAGGGGGTAAAACGCTTTTCGGTCGTCATATAAGAACCGGGAAACGCCCCCTGTATATGTTCTCCCAAAACGGAATCGCGCATGGCGACCAGATAATCCAACGTAAACGTGCGTCCGCTGACATAAGGAAAACTATACACGACCATATCGATCCGTCCTCTCGTGCCATGATCAGTCACCCAAAAGAAATCTGCCGTATCTTTGTAAGAACACATCTCTTCCGGAGCATACAGCTGCGCATTGAAACGTGCCCTCACTTTGTCATTCACCCAGACGCTATGCGAACTTTCCAGATA from Parabacteroides merdae ATCC 43184 includes the following:
- a CDS encoding DUF4837 family protein; protein product: MRTRFLLTLILIVLIGGTACNRSSKLAKQSIFMKRATGFAYEVLVVMDKDAWKGEAGRLLYDQLTAPIPGLPQNEPAMRVTYAEPFQFNGLLHYVRNIIHVRIDESLYTKVSVHKEKDRWATGQEVVTLNAPSSRILAEYLEKQGTSLVAWLGEKERERQADYLESSHSVWVNDKVRARFNAQLYAPEEMCSYKDTADFFWVTDHGTRGRIDMVVYSFPYVSGRTFTLDYLVAMRDSVLGEHIQGAFPGSYMTTEKRFTPSYEAISKNGEYCGVVRGLWEMEGDMMGGPFVSHAHLDEKNQRVVVAETFVYAPGTKKAKLLRRGEASLYTFCMD